The following proteins are co-located in the Microvirga ossetica genome:
- a CDS encoding IS110 family transposase: MFHSPSADASFSDSTHTIFLALELSRRSWLVALHAPDAAKIELHRLPAGDGQAVLDLLARIQTRVERRTSASPHVSCCYEAGRDGFWLHRLLEAHGVSSHVMDPSSLQVDRRARRAKTDRLDAQALLRALMAWSRGEPKVCSMVRPPSPDEEDARRPSRERATLLQERIRLVNRIQGLCATQGIADYEPLRPDRRRRLPQLITGDGRPLPPRLSEEIAHQLDWLELVLRQLAEVETRRDAEAAAAKAATSSKLGALLHVKSIGPELATVLAKEVFYRCFASRRHVASYVGLTPSPFASGRRSREQGITKAGNARARKALIELAWLWVRNQPDSALAGWFRSRVGSATGRVRRIAIVALARKLLILLWRYVETGALPADVVVKP; encoded by the coding sequence ATGTTCCACTCTCCATCAGCCGACGCTTCATTCTCGGACAGCACCCACACGATCTTTCTGGCTCTCGAACTCAGCCGCCGCTCCTGGCTTGTGGCGCTACATGCGCCCGATGCCGCCAAGATCGAGTTGCATCGGCTCCCCGCCGGTGACGGACAGGCGGTGCTCGACCTGCTCGCCCGCATCCAAACCCGTGTGGAACGACGCACCAGCGCAAGCCCGCACGTGTCATGCTGCTACGAGGCCGGCCGCGACGGGTTCTGGCTGCACCGCCTTCTCGAGGCGCACGGCGTCAGCAGCCATGTCATGGACCCAAGTTCTCTGCAGGTTGACCGCCGTGCGCGGCGGGCGAAGACAGACCGCCTGGATGCCCAGGCTCTGCTGCGGGCGCTGATGGCCTGGTCCCGCGGCGAGCCGAAGGTCTGCTCCATGGTCCGCCCGCCGTCGCCGGATGAGGAGGATGCGCGTCGTCCGAGCCGCGAGCGCGCCACGCTGCTGCAGGAGCGCATCCGCCTCGTCAACCGGATCCAGGGGCTGTGCGCCACGCAGGGGATCGCCGACTACGAGCCGCTGCGGCCGGATCGCCGTCGGCGCCTGCCGCAGCTAATCACGGGGGATGGTCGGCCCCTGCCACCGCGACTGTCGGAGGAGATCGCCCATCAGCTCGACTGGCTCGAACTCGTGCTGCGGCAGCTGGCAGAGGTCGAGACGAGGCGCGATGCCGAAGCGGCGGCGGCGAAAGCAGCGACCTCATCCAAGCTCGGGGCCTTGCTGCACGTGAAGAGCATTGGGCCTGAGCTTGCAACTGTCCTCGCCAAGGAGGTGTTCTACCGATGCTTTGCCAGCCGGCGCCACGTGGCCTCCTATGTAGGGCTGACCCCCAGTCCGTTTGCGAGCGGCCGCAGGTCACGCGAGCAGGGCATCACCAAGGCCGGGAATGCCCGCGCCCGCAAGGCGCTGATCGAACTCGCCTGGCTGTGGGTGCGCAACCAACCTGACAGTGCGCTCGCGGGCTGGTTCCGCAGCCGTGTGGGTTCAGCCACCGGTCGGGTCCGACGCATTGCGATTGTGGCGCTCGCCCGCAAGCTGCTGATCCTGCTGTGGCGCTATGTCGAAACAGGCGCCCTTCCGGCCGATGTTGTCGTGAAGCCCTGA
- a CDS encoding helix-turn-helix domain-containing protein: MQRHDHSPETWLDEADRKRLAAALAGAREARVYRRLEALLLVAEGHSMAEAARRCRVNRTSVHRWLAQYRAEHEATALIDRPRSGRPRLHHTLTPRRLAAALARDPRRCGYQATSWTVPLLAHDLATKGLAVSPRTLRRRLHEAGYRWKRPRYVYVERAPHLAQKKDLMGQGPPDW; the protein is encoded by the coding sequence ATGCAACGACATGATCACTCTCCCGAGACGTGGCTCGACGAGGCGGATCGCAAGCGGCTGGCCGCCGCGCTTGCTGGCGCCCGTGAGGCCCGTGTGTATCGCCGCCTCGAAGCGCTGCTGCTGGTGGCCGAGGGGCATTCTATGGCGGAGGCGGCCCGCCGCTGCCGCGTCAACCGCACCAGCGTGCACCGCTGGCTGGCCCAGTACAGGGCCGAGCATGAGGCCACGGCACTGATCGACCGGCCGCGCAGCGGGCGTCCGCGCCTTCACCACACCCTCACGCCGCGGCGGCTGGCGGCGGCCCTGGCGCGCGACCCGCGCCGCTGCGGCTATCAGGCCACGAGCTGGACGGTGCCGCTGCTGGCGCACGACCTGGCCACGAAGGGCCTCGCGGTCAGCCCCCGGACCCTGCGGCGCCGGCTGCACGAGGCAGGCTATCGCTGGAAGCGCCCGCGCTACGTCTATGTCGAGCGCGCGCCTCATCTGGCGCAGAAAAAAGATCTCATGGGCCAGGGACCGCCAGATTGGTGA
- a CDS encoding RNase H family protein, producing MTDQAIVCTDGACLGNPIPGGYAAVIARAGEEGILLGRERTTMDNKMAMTAAIKELEAVPLDLPIVIHSDSQYVINRRMCHTPSGR from the coding sequence ATGACTGATCAGGCCATTGTCTGCACGGACGGCGCTTGCCTCGGGAATCCCATTCCCGGTGGATACGCTGCTGTCATTGCTCGTGCAGGTGAAGAAGGGATTCTCCTCGGACGAGAGCGGACCACGATGGACAATAAGATGGCGATGACAGCCGCCATTAAGGAGCTTGAGGCTGTCCCTCTGGATCTCCCCATCGTGATCCACAGCGACAGCCAGTACGTGATCAACCGGAGGATGTGCCATACACCGAGTGGACGATAA